Proteins encoded together in one Anopheles darlingi chromosome 3, idAnoDarlMG_H_01, whole genome shotgun sequence window:
- the LOC125953316 gene encoding phenoloxidase-activating factor 2-like has product MATIFVLSNGTSRHCCNGAVISEQTVLTTASCLLHCGNATERWRVRLGVWDHDIPVSEHQPEIYRVRQFRPHKDFQPYTRLMNIAVLEVDGVVLSGPNIQHACLPEEEDSMGTRRRNMLYTGWGASFVAERPSCAENILKSTQLQPITKRSCAERLKAVQADVTLHRGVACVVAEDHDWLCRGKAGAPVVAELPGDAGCRYILYGLVSRNYGCLELDAPTVLTKVSHFRRWIDVTLARMIARNRRNFRRKNQSLMRKRV; this is encoded by the coding sequence ATGGCAACGATTTTTGTGCTCTCGAACGGGACCAGTCGCCATTGTTGCAATGGAGCCGTCATCAGCGAGCAGACCGTACTGACGACAGCGAGCTGTCTGCTGCACTGTGGTAACGCGACGGAGCGTTGGCGAGTTCGGTTAGGTGTGTGGGATCATGACATCCCGGTGTCCGAACATCAACCAGAGATCTATCGAGTGCGTCAATTCCGACCGCACAAAGATTTTCAACCGTACACGCGGTTAATGAACATAGCCGTGCTGGAGGTGGACGGAGTAGTTCTGAGTGGTCCGAACATTCAGCACGCCTGCCTGCCGGAGGAAGAGGACTCGATGGGTACGCGTCGACGCAATATGCTTTACACCGGCTGGGGTGCAAGCTTCGTGGCGGAACGGCCCAGTTGTGCCGAGAACATCCTGAAGTCGACTCAACTGCAGCCCATTACCAAGCGATCCTGTGCGGAGCGGCTGAAAGCGGTCCAAGCGGATGTTACGCTGCATCGTGGGGTCGCCTGTGTTGTGGCCGAGGATCATGATTGGTTGTGCCGAGGGAAAGCTGGTGCTCCGGTCGTCGCAGAGCTGCCCGGTGATGCCGGTTGCCGGTACATCCTGTACGGGTTGGTCTCGCGGAATTACGGTTGCCTGGAACTGGATGCTCCCACAGTGCTCACGAAGGTTTCGCACTTTCGCCGGTGGATTGATGTTACGCTGGCGCGTATGATTGCCCGGAATCGGCGAAATTTTCGCCGAAAAAATCAAAGCCTTATGCGTAAACGAGTTTGA